One Clostridia bacterium genomic region harbors:
- a CDS encoding radical SAM protein: MKKRFKRMYIEITNQCNLNCHFCPKTKRKKEFMSVENFEKTLKKVDGYTDYIYLHVMGEPLLHPKLEEILSIATSYDKKINITTNGTLLEQNLNILKNCKNLRKISLSLHSYESNNQGGLEEYLEKCLNACKILSLNTICDLRLWNLDGNELDIPTKNNLNDRILDYIKKAYNISQLNIVNNTVKLEENTYIGFAEKFDWPDTTNSHANANGYCHAIIEQLAILVDGTVTPCCLDNEGIINLGNIYSNDLETILDTKRVKDMVKGFQNRTHVEELCKHCQFSQKF, from the coding sequence ATGAAAAAAAGATTTAAACGTATGTACATAGAGATTACTAACCAGTGTAATCTAAATTGTCACTTTTGCCCAAAGACAAAGCGGAAAAAAGAATTTATGAGCGTCGAAAACTTTGAAAAAACGCTTAAAAAGGTCGACGGTTACACCGATTACATCTATCTTCACGTAATGGGCGAACCTCTCTTGCACCCAAAACTAGAAGAAATATTGTCGATTGCGACTAGCTATGACAAAAAAATTAACATTACCACAAACGGAACGTTACTCGAACAAAACCTAAATATATTAAAAAATTGCAAAAATTTAAGAAAGATTAGCCTTTCTTTGCATAGTTACGAATCAAATAATCAAGGCGGACTTGAAGAATATCTTGAAAAATGCCTAAACGCTTGCAAAATACTATCTCTAAACACAATTTGCGATTTAAGGCTATGGAACCTTGACGGAAACGAACTTGATATACCTACTAAAAACAATTTAAACGATAGGATATTAGACTATATTAAAAAGGCGTACAATATTTCCCAACTTAACATAGTCAATAACACTGTAAAACTTGAAGAAAATACTTACATTGGCTTTGCAGAAAAGTTTGACTGGCCCGACACAACAAATAGCCACGCAAACGCAAACGGCTATTGCCACGCAATTATCGAACAACTTGCCATACTTGTTGACGGGACTGTTACGCCTTGTTGTCTTGATAACGAAGGGATAATTAATCTTGGTAATATTTACTCTAACGACCTTGAAACTATTCTTGACACAAAAAGAGTTAAAGATATGGTAAAAGGTTTTCAAAACAGAACGCACGTTGAAGAACTCTGTAAACATTGTCAATTTTCTCAAAAATTTTAA
- a CDS encoding M3 family oligoendopeptidase, translating to MENFTQIKYVRYTIEQAKTAYLEVYNLLENAKTVNDCINAREKHIQIIKNFNTPNQIAEVRYSLNTRDEFYANEVDYYNQTSPMFSELMLKYTELMLNTPFRKQLEKQLNPQVYKMYVCQSKAYSPIILKEKQEENTLTTKYSTLLSQILVDYNGEKIPFSIIRGKLEDSDRQVRKDVCCAIGVALQSHQAELDGIFDQLVKVRDAMAKKMGYANFVELGYYRMQRIDYDQQMISTFRQNVYQSIVPVVTKLKEEIAGKIGIAQTMFYDDGVYLSNGNPKPILNKDQIFVQASKMYNDISQKTGEFFDEMVKSEAFDVVARDGKMGGGYCTDIADYAQPFIFANFNGSSADIEVMTHEFGHAYAYGAMFEKGDYEINIGGYETAECHSMSMEFFCGKYMQKFFGEDTKKYLYKHICAALSFIPYGVMVDEFQHIVYQQPTLTPDQRCEKWKELEHKYKPYMSCENIPYLERGARWQYQAHIYENPFYYIDYCLAQTVAFGFLVAMQSNYKKAFDKYIELVYAGGNKGFDKLIKDSGVAYPFANGTLDNVANEVLKILSKLS from the coding sequence ATGGAAAATTTTACCCAAATTAAGTATGTTAGATACACTATCGAGCAAGCTAAAACTGCCTACCTAGAAGTTTATAACTTGCTGGAAAACGCCAAAACCGTCAACGATTGTATTAACGCAAGAGAAAAACACATTCAAATTATTAAAAATTTCAACACGCCAAATCAAATAGCCGAAGTGCGGTATTCCCTTAACACAAGGGACGAGTTTTATGCAAACGAAGTAGATTACTACAATCAAACAAGCCCTATGTTTAGCGAACTTATGCTTAAATATACCGAGTTGATGTTAAACACCCCTTTCCGCAAGCAACTTGAAAAACAACTTAATCCACAAGTTTACAAGATGTATGTGTGCCAAAGCAAAGCTTACTCGCCCATTATTCTTAAAGAAAAACAAGAAGAAAATACGCTGACTACAAAATATTCAACCTTGCTTTCGCAAATTCTTGTAGATTACAACGGCGAGAAAATACCATTTAGCATTATTCGTGGTAAATTAGAAGATAGCGATAGACAGGTGCGTAAAGATGTTTGTTGCGCTATCGGCGTAGCTTTACAATCTCATCAAGCCGAACTTGACGGAATATTTGACCAACTTGTTAAGGTAAGAGACGCTATGGCAAAGAAAATGGGTTACGCTAACTTTGTCGAACTAGGTTATTACCGTATGCAAAGAATTGACTACGACCAACAAATGATATCTACATTTAGACAAAACGTATATCAATCAATAGTGCCGGTTGTAACCAAACTTAAAGAAGAAATAGCCGGCAAAATTGGCATTGCCCAAACTATGTTTTACGACGACGGCGTATACCTTTCAAATGGTAACCCTAAACCAATATTAAATAAAGACCAAATTTTTGTTCAAGCTAGCAAAATGTATAACGATATTAGCCAAAAAACCGGCGAGTTCTTTGACGAAATGGTTAAAAGCGAGGCCTTTGACGTAGTGGCTAGGGACGGCAAAATGGGAGGAGGATACTGTACTGATATAGCGGACTATGCTCAACCATTTATATTTGCAAACTTTAACGGTAGCTCTGCCGATATTGAAGTAATGACGCACGAATTTGGTCACGCTTACGCCTATGGCGCTATGTTTGAAAAGGGCGACTACGAAATAAATATAGGCGGTTACGAAACAGCCGAATGTCACTCAATGAGTATGGAGTTCTTTTGCGGTAAATATATGCAAAAGTTTTTTGGAGAAGACACCAAAAAATATCTCTACAAACATATTTGCGCAGCGCTTTCGTTTATTCCCTATGGCGTTATGGTCGACGAATTCCAACATATAGTTTACCAACAACCCACTCTAACCCCCGACCAAAGATGCGAGAAATGGAAAGAACTCGAACACAAATACAAACCTTATATGTCTTGCGAAAATATACCTTACCTAGAAAGAGGCGCAAGATGGCAATATCAAGCGCATATTTATGAAAACCCCTTCTACTACATCGACTATTGTCTAGCTCAAACGGTTGCGTTTGGTTTCCTTGTAGCTATGCAAAGCAATTATAAAAAAGCGTTTGACAAATATATTGAACTTGTTTATGCCGGTGGTAACAAAGGTTTTGATAAACTAATTAAAGATTCGGGCGTTGCTTACCCCTTTGCAAATGGCACGCTTGATAACGTTGCAAATGAAGTATTAAAAATACTTAGCAAACTTAGCTAA
- a CDS encoding ABC transporter ATP-binding protein, producing MFSNGVNGRAQMGVRKPGKPKNTKQTLARLFYYLKPYTFQMILVTVFVMLAAISNIAGSYLLKPIIDNAIIKGDLGLLKQYLLIMGLIYFVGASSLMAYQRIMVDVSSGVLYNIRLSAFDKMQTLPISYFDKRTHGEIMSLYSNDIDTMREMLARSIPQLIQSLTTIIGFLVAMILLNWFLIIICIVQVIVNVFIIGGIGKRSKNNYVAQQRSMGEINGNIEEAIEGQKVIKVFNHEQKAKQDFDEFNLKLCASSTRANTYANILMPIMGNTAHIFYAIIVVVGALMIFYSANGVFTLAGLSIAVSVGSLVTFLDYSRRFSMPITNLSQQFNSIFNALAGAERVFIMLDQPSEIDDGQVTLVNASIVDGKLTESSIHTGLWAWKNIVDNQPTYVKLQGDIDFKNLTFSYESDKVVLKNISLYAKRGQKIAFVGSTGAGKTTITNLINRFYDVDDGNITYDGIDINNIKKADLRRSLAMVLQDTHLFTGTVMDNIRYGNLSSTDEQCINAAKLANADFFISCLPNKYQTMLTADGANLSQGQRQLLAIARAAVADPPVLILDEATSSIDTRTEKLIEKGMDGLMKGRTVFVIAHRLSTVRNSKAILVLEKGEIIERGNHDSLLSAKGKYYELYNGMLELD from the coding sequence ATGTTTAGCAACGGAGTTAACGGACGGGCTCAAATGGGCGTAAGAAAGCCCGGCAAACCCAAAAACACTAAGCAAACGCTAGCCCGTCTATTTTATTACCTCAAACCTTATACTTTTCAAATGATACTTGTAACTGTGTTTGTTATGCTTGCCGCCATTTCTAATATAGCCGGTAGCTACTTGCTCAAACCTATTATTGACAACGCTATTATTAAAGGCGACTTAGGACTGCTTAAACAATATCTACTTATTATGGGATTGATTTATTTTGTTGGCGCAAGCTCGCTAATGGCGTATCAACGAATAATGGTAGACGTTAGTAGCGGTGTTCTTTATAATATTAGACTTTCGGCTTTTGACAAAATGCAAACTTTGCCTATTAGCTATTTTGACAAACGCACTCACGGAGAAATAATGTCGCTTTATTCAAACGATATTGATACTATGCGTGAAATGTTAGCCCGCAGTATTCCTCAGTTGATACAGTCGCTAACTACGATTATCGGTTTTTTAGTAGCTATGATATTGCTTAATTGGTTCTTGATTATAATTTGTATTGTTCAAGTTATAGTCAACGTATTTATTATCGGCGGTATCGGTAAACGCAGTAAAAATAATTATGTCGCTCAACAACGCTCTATGGGTGAAATTAACGGTAACATCGAAGAAGCCATCGAGGGGCAAAAAGTAATTAAGGTATTTAATCACGAGCAAAAGGCAAAGCAAGACTTTGACGAATTTAATCTAAAATTGTGCGCAAGCTCAACTCGGGCAAATACTTACGCAAATATTCTTATGCCTATTATGGGTAACACTGCGCATATATTTTACGCAATTATCGTAGTCGTCGGGGCGTTAATGATTTTTTATTCGGCAAACGGAGTCTTTACTTTGGCAGGGTTGAGCATTGCCGTTTCGGTGGGTAGTCTTGTGACTTTTTTAGATTATAGCCGTAGATTTTCTATGCCCATTACTAACTTGTCGCAACAATTTAATTCTATTTTTAATGCTCTTGCAGGAGCGGAAAGGGTATTTATTATGCTTGACCAACCTAGCGAAATAGACGACGGTCAAGTAACCTTAGTTAACGCTTCAATAGTCGACGGCAAGTTAACCGAGAGTTCTATTCATACCGGCTTATGGGCGTGGAAGAACATAGTAGACAATCAGCCGACATACGTTAAACTTCAAGGCGATATTGACTTTAAAAATCTTACGTTTAGTTACGAGTCTGACAAGGTCGTGCTAAAAAATATTTCTTTATATGCGAAACGGGGTCAAAAAATTGCTTTTGTTGGCAGTACGGGCGCAGGCAAAACAACAATAACCAACCTAATTAATAGGTTTTATGACGTTGACGACGGCAATATCACTTACGACGGCATTGACATTAATAACATTAAAAAAGCTGATTTAAGGCGTTCTCTTGCTATGGTGCTACAAGATACCCACCTATTTACAGGTACGGTTATGGACAATATTAGATATGGCAATTTGTCTTCGACCGACGAACAATGTATCAATGCGGCAAAACTTGCAAATGCAGATTTCTTTATCTCGTGTTTGCCCAACAAGTACCAAACAATGCTTACCGCAGACGGCGCTAATTTGTCGCAGGGGCAGAGGCAATTACTGGCTATTGCTCGTGCTGCCGTTGCCGACCCGCCGGTGCTTATACTTGACGAAGCTACAAGTAGCATTGATACCCGCACTGAAAAATTGATTGAAAAAGGTATGGACGGATTAATGAAAGGTAGAACGGTATTCGTAATAGCTCACAGACTGTCTACCGTACGCAATTCTAAGGCCATTTTAGTACTAGAAAAAGGCGAAATAATCGAGCGTGGCAATCACGATTCTTTACTTTCGGCAAAAGGCAAGTATTACGAACTATATAATGGTATGTTAGAGTTAGATTAA
- a CDS encoding ABC transporter ATP-binding protein has protein sequence MKKKGLVSLFGNVKGYVLPTILSPLFMIGEVIFEVLIPAKMAVIVNYIQTAKPQIEFILQSGLIMIAMALASLLCGMASAYVASKASVGFSSNVRRSLFYKIQGFTFKNVDTFSTASLVTRCTTDVNNVQVCFMQLIRIMVRAPLMFALSIVMAFNIDSRMALIFVVAVPLLVATVTVSLALAFPKFKKLLKGYDEMNQDVQENLINIRVVKSFVREDYEKEKFRKGAGALLKWQIAAERIFVLQMPLMQLVMYGCKLAITGIGGTFAIEGTLEIGNLSAMITYAVQILNSLMMLSNVAVTYVTSRASIFRICEVLQTNEDMKDGTNNRQINSGSISFCDVDFSYDNNIDDAVLKNINLNINSGETVGIIGGTGSGKSSLVQLIPRLYDVDKGDVFVDGINVKEYSMQELRSNVAMVLQKNILFSGTIADNLRWGDANATEQEIIDACKACQAHQFIMSFPNGYDALLGQGGVNISGGQKQRLCIARALLKKPKILILDDSTSAVDTNTDTKIRQELKNIPNVTKIIIAQRVDSVIACDKIVVLDKGQIVSVGSHEQLLNDCKIYQEVYYSQEGGAK, from the coding sequence ATGAAAAAGAAGGGTTTAGTTAGTCTGTTTGGAAATGTTAAGGGATATGTTCTTCCAACCATTCTTAGTCCGTTATTTATGATAGGCGAAGTAATTTTTGAAGTGTTGATACCTGCAAAAATGGCGGTTATTGTAAATTATATTCAAACCGCTAAACCTCAAATCGAGTTTATATTGCAAAGCGGATTAATTATGATAGCTATGGCGCTTGCGTCCTTGCTTTGCGGTATGGCTTCGGCGTATGTCGCAAGTAAGGCTAGCGTAGGATTTAGTTCAAATGTAAGACGCAGTTTATTCTATAAGATTCAAGGTTTTACTTTTAAAAATGTCGACACTTTTTCGACGGCTTCGCTAGTTACTCGGTGTACTACCGACGTTAACAACGTTCAAGTTTGCTTTATGCAGTTAATACGCATTATGGTTCGAGCGCCGCTTATGTTTGCGTTATCAATAGTTATGGCGTTTAACATTGACTCTCGTATGGCGTTAATATTTGTGGTTGCAGTGCCACTGCTTGTAGCTACGGTTACGGTATCGCTTGCGCTTGCTTTTCCTAAATTTAAGAAGTTGCTCAAAGGCTACGACGAAATGAACCAAGACGTTCAAGAGAATTTAATTAATATTAGAGTTGTTAAGTCTTTTGTAAGAGAAGATTACGAGAAGGAGAAATTTCGCAAGGGCGCAGGCGCTTTACTTAAATGGCAAATAGCCGCCGAACGCATATTTGTGCTACAAATGCCCTTAATGCAGTTGGTAATGTATGGTTGCAAACTTGCCATTACCGGTATAGGCGGAACGTTTGCTATCGAAGGCACGCTAGAAATAGGCAACCTTTCGGCAATGATTACTTATGCAGTTCAAATTCTCAACAGCCTTATGATGCTTTCTAACGTAGCGGTCACCTACGTTACAAGTCGAGCGTCAATATTTCGTATTTGCGAAGTTCTTCAAACTAACGAAGATATGAAAGACGGAACAAATAATAGACAAATAAACAGCGGTTCGATTAGTTTTTGTGACGTTGACTTTTCTTACGATAACAATATCGACGACGCAGTGCTTAAAAATATTAATCTCAACATCAATTCGGGCGAAACCGTAGGTATAATTGGCGGAACAGGTTCGGGCAAGAGTAGTCTTGTGCAACTTATACCTCGTCTTTACGACGTAGACAAGGGAGATGTGTTCGTAGACGGCATCAACGTTAAAGAATATTCTATGCAAGAACTGCGCTCTAACGTAGCGATGGTATTACAGAAGAACATTCTCTTTTCGGGTACAATCGCCGATAATTTAAGGTGGGGCGACGCTAACGCAACCGAGCAAGAAATTATCGACGCTTGCAAGGCTTGTCAAGCGCATCAATTTATAATGTCATTTCCCAATGGCTACGACGCTTTGCTAGGTCAAGGCGGAGTAAATATTTCAGGCGGACAGAAACAGCGTTTGTGTATAGCTAGGGCGTTACTTAAAAAGCCTAAGATACTAATTCTTGACGACTCTACTAGCGCAGTAGACACAAATACCGACACTAAGATTAGACAAGAACTTAAAAATATTCCTAACGTTACAAAGATTATTATCGCTCAACGTGTAGACTCGGTAATCGCTTGCGACAAAATTGTCGTACTTGACAAGGGGCAAATTGTTTCGGTAGGTTCGCACGAACAATTACTTAATGATTGCAAAATTTACCAAGAAGTTTACTATTCGCAAGAAGGAGGGGCAAAATGA
- a CDS encoding DNA polymerase III subunit alpha yields the protein MEEFAHLHLHTEYSLLDGAAHIESLFEKCVKMNMHYVAITDHGNMYGAYHFYCADKKRRNNLKEKREKLNRSNRKEAESKGLEYIDIPPSYEEEFVVKPIIGCEFYVTDDMNRRSGRVDREFNHLILLAKNNVGYRNLMNLDSLAFTEGFYYKPRIDLSLLAKHTEGLICMSACIAGQIPQLLLDNREADAEKAVEQYKKMFGEDYYIEIQDHGIAEEKYCIPRLVELAKKCNVKLVATNDVHYLNRADAEMHDILLCVQTGKYIDDTDRLKFEGSEFYLKSYQEMLDLFPFAPEAIANTIEIAKQCNVTIQKDETLIPNYIPDNGLSPEDFLYSLMMEGLNEKYPTPLSQEVLSRANYEFDVVKKMKYIEYYLIVWDFIHYSERQGIAVGPGRGSGAGSIIAYAIGITKVEPLRYNLIFERFLNPERKTMPDFDIDFCMDRRGEAIDYVFNKYGKDNVAQIITFGTMACKGAIKDVARVLKIPFADVTKISKLIPDGTKATISQIIGLSKDKDGNDLSIPEVKEIYEQDYQMKKVINLALQLEGSPRHCSTHAAGVVVCRERICDHVPLQKNGEDITTQFNMKEVEELGLLKIDFLGLTNLTDIDKTIRLVKETSGEVIDFSKSNYDDAGVYELISSGDTQAIFQLESGGMTKLMKELCPNCLEDIIAGISLYRPGPMQFIGDYVWGKHNQDKVVYKHPLLENILKNTYGCMVYQEQIMQIVRELAGFSYGEADSIRRAMSKKNADEMSNQREYFVNGKKNEKGELVTKGAVNMGVSKEIANDIFDQMTDFAQYAFNKSHAAGYAYLAYQTAYLKRYYFVEYICSVLNNRTSKVDEIKKYIAYAIEKGVEILVPDINKSSLDFSVESRHIRFGLLGIKSIGRIAIERIIEERNISGEFTSLKDFLTRVDSKALNKRLVENLIKGGAFDCFNVSRAEMMATYEPIMERISNDKKKREIGQFSMFDMLGQDSAFSDVEFGTIKEYGLKYKLSLEKEVLGMCVSGNPLSEYAQRLKEYDFNSSMLFATEQAEDGETTLEQEYDGKKVTLGGNLSDISKTYTKRTNKLLCTAKLEDMTGTISLMMFANSYERNKKYIVEDTMVTVIGTLSVKSEDVPKVFVDKIIPWQDKEEKKVSTALYLRMLKKDNGVYEQISSILQNYEGDFPVILVIGEKKYSMPSTVRQCKGIEYELTNILGQGNVVFAEKKA from the coding sequence ATGGAAGAATTTGCACATCTACATCTACATACCGAATATAGTTTGCTTGACGGCGCTGCGCATATAGAAAGTTTATTTGAAAAGTGCGTCAAAATGAATATGCATTATGTCGCTATTACCGATCACGGCAATATGTACGGCGCTTACCACTTTTATTGCGCAGACAAAAAGCGTCGCAATAATCTTAAAGAAAAGCGTGAAAAACTCAATCGAAGCAATCGTAAAGAAGCCGAAAGCAAAGGGCTAGAATATATTGATATTCCCCCAAGTTACGAGGAAGAATTTGTAGTAAAGCCAATTATCGGTTGCGAATTTTATGTCACCGACGATATGAACCGTCGTTCCGGCAGGGTCGACAGAGAGTTTAACCACTTAATTTTGCTTGCAAAAAATAATGTCGGTTACCGCAACTTAATGAACTTAGACAGCCTTGCTTTTACCGAAGGCTTTTATTACAAACCCCGCATAGATTTAAGCCTTCTTGCAAAGCATACCGAAGGACTAATTTGTATGTCGGCGTGCATAGCCGGGCAAATACCTCAACTTTTGTTGGATAATCGAGAAGCCGACGCAGAAAAAGCCGTAGAACAATATAAAAAAATGTTTGGCGAAGATTATTACATAGAAATACAAGATCACGGCATAGCCGAAGAAAAATATTGTATTCCTCGTTTAGTTGAACTTGCCAAAAAGTGTAACGTCAAGCTTGTAGCCACTAACGACGTTCACTATTTAAATCGAGCCGACGCCGAAATGCACGACATTTTGCTTTGCGTACAAACTGGCAAATATATTGACGACACCGATAGACTTAAATTTGAGGGTAGCGAATTTTATTTAAAGTCCTACCAAGAAATGCTTGATTTATTCCCCTTTGCTCCCGAAGCTATTGCAAATACTATCGAGATTGCCAAACAGTGTAACGTAACTATTCAAAAAGACGAAACGCTTATTCCTAACTATATTCCCGACAACGGACTTTCGCCGGAGGACTTTTTATATAGCTTAATGATGGAAGGGCTTAATGAAAAATATCCTACTCCGCTTAGTCAAGAAGTGTTGTCCCGAGCAAATTATGAGTTTGACGTAGTTAAGAAGATGAAATATATCGAGTATTATCTAATCGTTTGGGACTTTATACACTATTCTGAGCGTCAAGGCATAGCCGTAGGCCCGGGTCGTGGTAGCGGAGCAGGTAGCATAATTGCCTATGCGATAGGTATAACTAAGGTTGAACCGCTTCGCTATAATTTAATTTTTGAACGCTTTTTAAACCCGGAAAGAAAGACAATGCCCGACTTTGACATAGACTTTTGTATGGATAGGCGAGGCGAAGCTATCGATTATGTATTTAATAAATATGGCAAAGATAACGTAGCTCAAATTATCACTTTTGGAACAATGGCTTGCAAAGGCGCAATTAAAGACGTAGCAAGAGTGCTAAAAATACCTTTTGCCGACGTAACTAAGATAAGCAAACTTATTCCCGATGGCACTAAGGCTACAATTTCTCAAATTATCGGGCTAAGCAAAGATAAAGACGGCAACGACCTATCTATACCCGAAGTTAAAGAGATTTACGAGCAAGACTATCAAATGAAGAAGGTTATTAATCTTGCTTTACAGCTAGAAGGCAGTCCTAGGCATTGTAGCACGCACGCCGCAGGCGTAGTAGTTTGCCGAGAGCGTATTTGCGACCACGTTCCATTACAAAAGAACGGCGAAGATATTACCACGCAATTTAATATGAAGGAAGTCGAAGAATTAGGACTTCTTAAAATAGACTTTTTAGGGCTTACCAACTTAACCGATATTGACAAAACTATTAGACTGGTTAAGGAAACTAGCGGTGAAGTCATAGATTTTAGCAAGTCAAATTACGACGACGCAGGCGTGTACGAACTTATTTCTTCCGGCGATACGCAGGCAATATTTCAACTAGAATCGGGCGGTATGACTAAGCTAATGAAAGAGCTTTGCCCTAACTGTCTTGAAGATATTATAGCAGGAATTTCTCTTTATCGTCCCGGACCTATGCAATTTATTGGCGACTACGTTTGGGGCAAGCATAATCAAGACAAGGTAGTTTACAAACACCCTTTACTTGAAAATATACTTAAAAACACTTATGGTTGTATGGTCTACCAAGAGCAAATTATGCAAATTGTGCGTGAACTTGCAGGCTTTTCCTATGGCGAAGCCGACTCTATTCGTCGAGCTATGAGCAAAAAAAATGCCGACGAAATGAGCAATCAACGAGAGTACTTTGTCAACGGCAAGAAAAATGAAAAAGGCGAGCTAGTAACTAAGGGCGCAGTTAATATGGGGGTTAGCAAAGAAATAGCCAACGATATTTTTGACCAAATGACTGACTTTGCGCAATACGCTTTTAACAAATCGCACGCAGCGGGTTACGCTTATTTAGCTTATCAAACCGCATATTTAAAGAGGTATTATTTTGTCGAATATATTTGTTCCGTTCTCAACAATCGCACAAGCAAAGTTGACGAAATAAAGAAATATATCGCTTACGCAATAGAAAAGGGCGTAGAAATTCTTGTTCCCGACATCAATAAGTCAAGTCTAGATTTTTCGGTTGAAAGCCGACATATTCGCTTTGGGCTACTTGGCATTAAGAGCATAGGTCGAATTGCAATCGAGCGTATAATAGAAGAGCGCAATATTTCGGGCGAGTTTACCAGCTTGAAAGATTTTTTAACAAGGGTAGACAGCAAGGCATTAAACAAGCGCTTAGTTGAGAATTTAATTAAAGGCGGAGCTTTCGACTGTTTTAATGTTTCCCGAGCCGAGATGATGGCGACTTACGAGCCGATAATGGAGCGTATTTCTAACGATAAGAAGAAGCGTGAGATAGGGCAATTTTCAATGTTTGATATGTTAGGACAAGACTCGGCTTTTAGCGACGTCGAATTTGGTACGATTAAAGAATACGGACTTAAATATAAGCTGTCGCTTGAAAAAGAAGTTTTGGGTATGTGTGTTTCGGGCAATCCTCTTTCCGAATACGCTCAACGCCTTAAAGAATACGATTTTAACAGCAGTATGCTTTTTGCCACCGAGCAAGCCGAAGACGGCGAAACTACGCTCGAACAAGAATATGACGGCAAAAAGGTGACCTTAGGCGGCAATCTCAGCGACATATCTAAAACTTACACCAAACGCACTAATAAATTACTCTGCACTGCAAAATTAGAAGATATGACTGGTACTATTAGCTTAATGATGTTTGCTAACAGTTACGAGCGTAACAAAAAATATATCGTAGAAGATACTATGGTTACCGTAATAGGCACTCTTTCGGTAAAGAGCGAAGACGTTCCCAAAGTATTTGTAGATAAGATTATACCTTGGCAAGACAAAGAGGAAAAGAAGGTGTCAACTGCTCTATATCTAAGAATGCTTAAAAAAGACAACGGCGTTTATGAACAAATTTCTTCTATCTTACAAAATTACGAGGGCGATTTTCCAGTTATTTTAGTAATCGGCGAGAAGAAATACTCTATGCCTTCAACCGTAAGGCAATGCAAGGGCATAGAATACGAATTAACTAATATTTTAGGTCAAGGCAACGTTGTATTTGCAGAAAAGAAGGCTTAA